From the genome of Penaeus chinensis breed Huanghai No. 1 chromosome 8, ASM1920278v2, whole genome shotgun sequence, one region includes:
- the LOC125027785 gene encoding neurotrophin 1-like, with amino-acid sequence MTYSKGVIGVYGVGVRGGNVPYIKEVLHHSRYSSNEPRAESASMALRYLFVLQVSLYLAVVVVADQSSHVSISLGGAPAVSHHSSSHHARPSYHHQPTYHTQPSYHPQPSYHPAPAYHPQPSYEHEHEPAVPECAANTTKVWCLEDDHYPTYEIKHAAEYHYEKLLSLYADVADLNTELSVDRPNTLDEETYLCPSETAYVRPLRAQNSEGKWRAVVNNIDVHYQTLTQTTRIEECLTSADACPLVPECYESKCLQKSIYHRFLVYNPYDQYFPFAIETFKLPASCACLLGAYTIDH; translated from the exons atgaCATATTCTAAag GCGTTATAGGGGTGTACGGTGTGGGGGTTAGGGGAGGTAATGTTCCCTACATAAAGGAGGTTCTTCATCATAGTCGCTACAGTTCGAACGAGCCGAGAGCTGAAAGTGCAAGCATGGCTTTACGATACTTG tttgTGTTGCAGGTTTCGCTGTATTTGGCGGTCGTAGTTGTGGCCGATCAAAGCTCACACGTCAGCATCAGTCTCGGCGGTGCTCCTGCTGTCAGCCATCACAGCTCCTCTCACCACGCACGTCCTTCATACCACCATCAACCTACCTACCACACACAGCCCTCATACCATCCACAACCTTCCTACCACCCTGCTCCCGCTTATCATCCACAGCCTTCCTATGAGCATGAACACGAGCCTGCTGTGCCAGAATGTGCTGCCAATACAACCAAAGTATGGTGCCTCGAAGACGACCATTATCCTACCTACGAGATCAAACATGCAGCCGAGTATCACTACGAGAAGCTCCTTTCCCTCTATGCTGACGTAGCCGACCTCAACACTGAACTGTCAGTGGACCGACCAAATACCTTGGATGAGGAAACTTACTTGTGCCCATCAGAAACCGCTTACGTCAGGCCCCTTCGTGCACAGAACAGCGAGGGAAAATGGCGTGCCGTTGTAAACAATATCGATGTCCATTATCAGACTCTCACTCAGACAACACGCATCGAAGAGTGTCTCACTTCCGCCGATGCATGTCCTCTGGTGCCTGAGTGCTACGAGTCCAAGTGTCTGCAGAAGTCCATCTACCACCGCTTCCTTGTCTACAACCCCTATGATCAGTACTTCCCCTTCGCCATCGAGACATTCAAGCTTCCCGCCAGCTGTGCTTGTCTGTTGGGTGCCTACACCATCGATCATTAG
- the LOC125027782 gene encoding protein spaetzle 3-like: MLIFVFQLVVLACAGLVLGSVHPPTYGYHPQAAYGHHAPAYGHQHAYEHGYCNPTVAPACAANSTLSYCLEDTEYPEYEIKAAITADHLFAKKYADVADQSADDLVDMLTKDQEEAFDYSYYTGASTGDSPYDATHWAGPEGYICPSEVVYAMPKRAQNVDGKWRVIVNDVHYYSQTARLETCLFPEATCRALAPCYQSHCTQKSVYHRLLSYDPCDPYKGLFIDIYKMPSACSCHLPA; encoded by the coding sequence atgtTAATATTTGTTTTCCAGTTGGTCGTTCTTGCATGCGCCGGACTAGTTCTGGGCTCCGTCCATCCTCCAACATATGGCTATCACCCGCAGGCCGCGTACGGTCATCATGCACCTGCTTACGGCCACCAGCATGCCTATGAGCACGGCTATTGCAACCCAACTGTTGCCCCCGCATGCGCTGCCAACTCTACTCTCTCCTACTGCTTGGAAGACACTGAGTATCCCGAGTACGAGATCAAGGCTGCCATCACTGCCGATCACCTGTTCGCCAAAAAGTACGCTGACGTGGCCGACCAATCTGCTGATGACCTGGTAGACATGCTTACCAAGGATCAAGAGGAGGCCTTCGACTACTCTTACTACACTGGAGCCTCCACTGGGGACTCACCCTACGATGCCACCCACTGGGCTGGTCCTGAGGGTTACATCTGTCCCTCCGAAgtggtgtatgccatgcccaaacGTGCCCAGAATGTGGACGGCAAGTGGCGCGTCATTGTGAACGATGTTCATTATTACAGCCAAACTGCTCGCCTCGAGACTTGTCTGTTCCCAGAGGCTACTTGCCGCGCCCTTGCTCCTTGCTACCAGAGCCACTGTACCCAGAAGTCAGTGTACCACCGACTCCTCTCCTACGATCCATGTGACCCCTACAAGGGCCTCTTTATCGACATCTACAAGATGCCATCTGCCTGCTCCTGCCACCTTCCCGCCTAA
- the LOC125027784 gene encoding protein spaetzle 3-like, whose product MLIFSFQLVVLVCAGVVLGSVHPPAYGRHPQPAYGHHAPAYGHQAPAYSHKHTYEHGYCDPTVAPACAANSTLSYCLEDTEYPEYEIKAAITADHLFAKKYADVADQSADDLVDMLTKDQEEAFDYSYYTGASTGDSPYDVTHWAGPEGYICPSEVVYAMPKRAQNVDGKWRVIVNDVHYYSQTARLETCLFPEAACRALAPCYQSHCTQKSVYHRLLSYDPCDPYKGLFIDIFKMPSACSCHLPA is encoded by the coding sequence atgttaatcTTTTCTTTCCAGTTGGTCGTTCTGGTATGCGCCGGAGTCGTTCTAGGCTCCGTCCATCCCCCAGCATATGGCCGTCACCCACAGCCAGCTTACGGTCATCATGCGCCTGCTTACGGTCATCAGGCACCTGCTTACAGCCACAAGCATACCTATGAGCACGGTTACTGCGACCCAACTGTTGCCCCAGCATGCGCTGCTAACTCTACTCTCTCCTACTGCTTGGAAGACACTGAGTATCCTGAGTACGAGATTAAGGCTGCCATCACTGCCGATCACCTGTTCGCCAAGAAGTACGCTGACGTGGCCGACCAGTCTGCTGATGACCTGGTAGACATGCTTACCAAGGATCAGGAGGAGGCCTTCGACTACTCTTACTACACTGGAGCCTCCACTGGGGACTCTCCCTACGATGTCACCCACTGGGCTGGTCCTGAGGGTTATATCTGTCCCTCCGAAGtggtatatgccatgcccaaacGTGCCCAGAATGTGGACGGCAAGTGGCGCGTCATTGTGAACGACGTTCATTATTACAGCCAAACTGCCCGTCTCGAAACTTGTCTGTTCCCAGAGGCTGCTTGCCGCGCCCTTGCTCCTTGCTACCAGAGCCACTGCACCCAAAAGTCAGTGTACCACCGACTTCTCTCCTACGACCCATGTGACCCCTACAAGGGGCTTTTCATCGACATTTTCAAGATGCCCTCTGCCTGCTCCTGTCACCTTCCCGCCTAA
- the LOC125027783 gene encoding neurotrophin 1-like, protein MALRYLVHQYARILPYFVLQVSLYLAVAVLADQTSHVSISLGGAPAVSHHSSSHHARPSYHHQPTYHTQPSYHPQPSYHPAPAYHPQPSYEHEHEPAVPECAANTTKVWCLQDDHYPTYEIKHAAEYHHEKLLSLYADVADLNTELSVDRPNSLDEETYLCPSETAYVRPLRAQNTKGKWRVVVNNIDVHYQTLTQTTRIEECLTSADACPLVPDCYESKCLQKSIYHRFLVYDAYDQYFPFAIESFKLPASCACLLGAYTIDHY, encoded by the exons ATGGCTTTACGATACTTG GTTCATCAATATGCACGCATCTTACCATATTTTGTGTTGCAGGTTTCGCTGTATTTGGCGGTCGCAGTTCTGGCCGACCAGACCTCACACGTCAGCATCAGTCTCGGCGGTGCTCCTGCTGTCAGCCATCACAGTTCCTCTCACCACGCACGTCCTTCATACCACCATCAACCTACCTACCACACGCAGCCCTCATACCATCCACAACCTTCCTACCACCCTGCTCCCGCTTATCACCCACAGCCTTCCTATGAGCATGAACACGAGCCTGCTGTGCCAGAATGTGCTGCCAATACAACCAAAGTATGGTGTCTCCAAGACGACCATTATCCCACCTACGAGATCAAACACGCAGCCGAGTATCACCACGAGaagcttctctccctctatgctgACGTAGCTGACCTCAACACCGAGCTGTCTGTGGACCGACCAAACAGCCTGGATGAAGAAACTTACTTGTGCCCATCAGAGACCGCTTACGTCAGGCCCCTTCGTGCACAGAATACCAAGGGAAAATGGCGTGTCGTTGTAAACAATATCGATGTCCATTATCAGACTCTCACTCAGACAACACGCATCGAAGAGTGTCTTACTTCCGCCGATGCATGTCCTCTTGTGCCTGACTGCTACGAGTCCAAGTGTCTGCAGAAATCTATCTACCACCGCTTCCTTGTCTACGACGCCTATGATCAGTACTTCCCCTTCGCCATCGAGTCATTCAAGCTTCCCGCCAGCTGTGCTTGTCTGTTGGGTGCCTACACCATCGATCATTATTAG